One Spea bombifrons isolate aSpeBom1 chromosome 1, aSpeBom1.2.pri, whole genome shotgun sequence DNA window includes the following coding sequences:
- the ANKLE2 gene encoding ankyrin repeat and LEM domain-containing protein 2 has protein sequence MPLSGILATLDSSGGWPALLACVLVALVGWFVHLAERRHWKQSRSVTPSSTPQPDREELLEQPTMDKLLSRLKLLSPDELREQILTAGLTCGPITSTTRFIFEKKLARALLEQQGTDVCHSSKPLDGNAAELNGQHPVHFRQGSDDQDFGYSVGVNPPAEESAFLDKSCLPPGKTVGDSQTCSQPLSKNPPVYYAVCPVYEDALARNEKVHIYTDKKEALHVVKMLKGSRFKAFSSREDAEKFARGMCDYCPSPSKNSSPLSPVKLVSNVLRDGVSSPEVESINKEKANSFKSPRTQDLTAKLRKAVEKGDLVTFSELIWSNPRYLIGSGDNPTVVQEGCRYNVMHVAARENQAAICQLLLDTLENPEFMRLMYPDDDDIMLQKRIRYIVDLYLNTPDKMAFDTPLHFACKFGNPDVVNVLCSHPDILKKPRNKYDQTPEEVVCERSKNKPAELKAKIKECLKGIFYVPLLRAEDNSSPTVLGTPWSPEQPDVLSQTKYSGSPKDPLLAVRAFAGPMSPSKAEDFRRAWKTPPRDKAGLFHNVRKTDPERGAERVGRELANELDVPWVEYWEFLGCFTDLSSQDGLGKLEEYLSKRHSSGERMLLEPDHEICNKYKTPSPAGKSKKFCNSVSVGAYLDEEEDLSLEEIKNRQNAALKHGHSPASAEAIAIPECIMDAPDLSSSTQPNEANLGFFSPLCTERILPGDRRQQALTEGMLSPVSNLMAEFEKLSLAEEIQNYSDRHQKEDSPLTSERAVDDQWNLLPSRLSPRTECSHLSQVEKLLPDLSLQDRNLPPGSNNDILRSCSSSETATRQFIMKTPPKNQSSRGTFLLGKEPSKLDGDVLLAIEKVEIDKQKYPCISKWLNAVQSYTPSDRHSWPSPAVLSGRSRSQMFSSSSPGSHGFSTPGRHSPVPGSPGKYMNLVDHSSPGRYSPAYASHIQILRLRHFSDHSAV, from the exons ATGCCTCTTTCTGGGATCCTGGCCACGTTGGACTCCTCAGGGGGGTGGCCTGCTCTCCTGGCCTGCGTGCTGGTTGCGCTGGTAGGTTGGTTTGTCCACCTGGCAGAAAGGAGGCACTGGAAGCAGTCTCGCTCTGTGACACCTTCCTCCACCCCGCAGCCTGACAGGGAGGAGTTGCTAG AGCAACCAACAATGGATAAGCTGCTTAGCCGCTTGAAACTCCTGAGCCCGGATGAACTTCGGGAACAAATACTAACGGCAGGATTAACTTGTGGGCCGATCACCTCCACAACCAGgtttatttttgaaaagaaaTTGGCTCGTGCTTTACTGGAGCAGCAAGGTACAGACGTGTGTCACTCTTCTAAGCCATTAGATGGGAATGCAGCAGAGCTTAATGGCCAACACCCAGTTCATTTTCGGCAAGGCTCTGATGATCAAGATTTTGGCTACAGTGTTGGTGTTAACCCACCTGCAGAAGAGTCTGCGTTTCTAGACAAAAGTTGTTTGCCCCCTGGAAAGACTGTCGGTGACTCTCAAACCTGCAGCCAGCCTCTATCTAAGAATCCTCCTGTGTACTATGCCGTCTGTCCTGTGTACGAAGATGCCCTGGCTAGAAATG AGAAAGTTCACATTTACACGGACAAGAAAGAGGCCCTGCATGTTGTGAAAATGTTGAAGGGCTCTCGGTTCAAGGCATTTTCCTCTAGAGAGGATGCAGAGAAGTTTGCCAGAGGAATGTGTGACTATTGCCCCTCTCCCAGCAAGAATTCATCACCGCTGTCACCTGTAAAACTTGTATCAAATGTTTTAAGAG ATGGTGTCTCCTCTCCAGAAGTAGAAAGTATCAACAAGGAGAAAGCAAACAGCTTTAAGAGCCCTAGGACACAAGACTTGACCGCAAAACTGAGAAAAGCTGTCGAGAAAGGAGATTTGGTGACGTTTTCTGAACTTATATGGAGCAACCCACGCTATCTTATAGGCTCTGGTGACAACCCAACTGTGGTGCAG GAAGGATGTAGATATAATGTGATGCATGTGGCTGCTCGCGAGAACCAGGCCGCAATCTGTCAACTACTGCTTGATACTTTGGAAAATCCAGAATTCATGCGTCTCATGTACCCGGATGATGATGACATTATGTTGCAGAAACGCATCCGGTACATTGTCGATCTCTATCTGAACACGCCAGATAAAATG gctTTTGACACACCCCTACATTTTGCATGCAAGTTTGGCAATCCAGATGTGGTAAATGTGTTATGTTCCCATCCTGACATACTAAAGAAACCTAGGAACAAGTATGATCAAACACCAGAGGAG gTTGTATGTGAACGAAGTAAAAATAAACCTGCAGAACTGAAGGCAAAGATTAAAGAATGCTTGAAag GTATTTTTTATGTACCGCTCTTGCGTGCCGAGGATAACTCGTCTCCTACTGTCCTCGGAACTCCATGGTCACCAGAACAGCCTGACGTTCTCTCCCAGACAAAATATTCCGGTAGCCCTAAAGATCCACTGCTAGCAGTAAGAGCGTTTGCTGGACCGATGAGCCCATCTAAG GCTGAGGATTTCCGAAGAGCATGGAAAACTCCCCCGAGGGACAAGGCTGGCCTCTTTCACAATGTCAGAAAAACAGATCCTGAAAGAGGTGCAGAGAGAGTAGGAAG GGAGCTGGCTAATGAGCTGGATGTCCCATGGGTGGAATACTGGGAGTTCCTGGGTTGCTTTACAGACCTGTCTTCCCAGGATGGTCTGGGGAAGCTTGAAGAATATCTGAGCAAGAGGCACAGTTCTGGTGAGAGAATGCTGCTGGAACCTGATCATGAGATCTGCAACAAATATAAAACTCCATCCCCTGCCG GAAAAAGCAAAAAGTTTTGCAACTCTGTTTCCGTTGGCGCATATTTAGACGAAGAAGAAGATTTGAGTCTAGAAGAGATCAAGAACCGTCAGAACGCTGCTCTAAAGCATGGCCACTCCCCAGCTTCTGCAGAGGCTATCGCTATACCAGAATGCATTATGGATGCACCTGACCTTTCCAGCAGCACCCAACCTAATGAAGCCAACCTTGGTTTCTTTAGTCCATTGTGTACTGAGCGAATTCTTCCTGGTGATAGGAGACAGCAGGCTTTAACAGAAGGAATGTTGTCCCCTGTCTCCAACCTCATGGCTGAGTTTGAAAAACTCTCATTAGCAGAGGAGATACAAAATTACAGCGATAGACACCAGAAAGAAGACTCTCCTTTGACAAGTGAGAGGGCAGTTGATGATCAGTGGAATTTATTACCTAGTCGATTGTCACCAAGGACAGAGTGTTCTCATTTATCACAGGTTGAGAAACTTTTGCCAGATCTCAGTCTTCAAGACAGAAATTTACCACCAGGAAGCAACAATGATATCTTGCGTTCGTGTAGCTCATCAGAGACTGCTACTCGGCAATTTATCATGAAAACACCACCCAAGAACCAAAGCAGCAGAGGAACGTTTTTGCTCGG GAAAGAGCCTTCCAAACTGGACGGAGATGTTCTGTTGGCTATTGAAAAAGTAGAAATTGATAAACAAAAATACCCCTGCATCTCAAAGTGGTTGAATGCGGTACAGTCTTATACCCCTTCAGATCGACATAG TTGGCCAAGTCCAGCTGTCCTTTCTGGAAGAAGCAGGTCCCAGATGTTTAGCTCCAGCTCTCCTGGAAGCCATGGCTTTTCTACTCCAGGACGGCACAGTCCTGTTCCAGGAAGCCCTGGAAAGTACATGAACTTGGTTGACCACAGCAGCCCTGGAAGGTACAGTCCAGCTTATGCAAGCCACATCCAGATACTGCGACTGCGACACTTCTCAGACCACTCTGCAGTTTAG